A single window of Polyangiaceae bacterium DNA harbors:
- a CDS encoding Na+/H+ antiporter gives MHFEFVFVLLFSVATAVAIATRHLKIPYTVALVIAGLVLGGAHAFEPPHLTKDFLFAVILPGLIFEAAFHLDVRKFWKERFPIIAMAIPGVAIAVVLIALILVPVANALHFVNDFTAIDGLIFGAIIVSTDPIAVVGIFKSLGAPKRLAVLIEGESLLNDGAAVVLFTIVLGVAKGGEFTVSAASLEFVRVAGGGLLVGALVGFAASQVIRRIDEAMIELTVTMIAAYGSFVIAERFHTSGVMATVVAGMLCGNYAAHVGMTPTTRIAVETFWEYLAFALNSIVFLLIGFEVELTSLLATWKPIVTAFVVVILARAFVVYGVSLILRPTRGRIPWAWSAVTTWSGLRGALSMVLVLGIETGFHHRELLVNMTFGVVILSILAQGLTMGPLLKWLKIAGVQSEIEQQYQTDHGRLLSLSAALAEIEQMRKERAFPAGVLDDIEKEYNARAQNAELALRDLHLSAAELREQQDRAAKRRLLAAERAALTHAAHTGNISSDVASQLIVAVDTEIDLLEEHADTEGGEAKPAEATVETSESAPQ, from the coding sequence ATGCATTTCGAGTTCGTATTCGTATTGCTTTTCAGCGTTGCTACCGCCGTCGCGATCGCGACACGTCATCTAAAAATTCCTTATACCGTCGCGCTCGTGATCGCAGGGCTCGTGCTCGGGGGCGCACACGCATTCGAGCCACCGCACCTGACGAAAGATTTTCTCTTTGCGGTCATTCTTCCGGGCCTCATTTTCGAGGCGGCGTTTCACCTGGACGTGCGCAAGTTTTGGAAGGAACGCTTCCCGATCATCGCAATGGCGATTCCCGGCGTCGCCATCGCCGTCGTGCTCATCGCGTTGATTCTGGTTCCCGTCGCGAATGCGCTCCACTTCGTCAATGATTTCACGGCAATCGATGGATTGATCTTCGGTGCGATCATCGTCTCCACCGATCCCATTGCCGTCGTCGGCATTTTCAAGTCGCTCGGCGCGCCCAAACGCCTCGCAGTGCTCATCGAAGGCGAAAGTTTGCTCAATGACGGCGCGGCGGTCGTGCTTTTTACCATCGTTCTCGGGGTTGCGAAGGGCGGCGAATTCACGGTATCGGCCGCGTCGCTCGAATTCGTACGCGTCGCCGGAGGTGGACTGCTCGTCGGGGCGCTCGTGGGGTTTGCAGCAAGTCAGGTGATTCGGCGCATCGACGAGGCGATGATCGAGCTCACGGTGACGATGATCGCGGCGTACGGATCGTTTGTCATAGCAGAACGATTCCACACGTCAGGCGTGATGGCGACGGTCGTTGCGGGCATGCTGTGCGGCAATTACGCCGCTCACGTGGGCATGACGCCGACGACGCGCATTGCCGTCGAGACGTTCTGGGAATACCTCGCATTCGCGTTGAATTCCATCGTATTTTTGCTGATTGGATTCGAGGTCGAGCTGACTTCGCTTTTGGCGACGTGGAAGCCCATCGTCACGGCATTCGTCGTGGTGATCCTCGCGCGAGCCTTCGTCGTTTACGGCGTGTCGCTCATCCTTCGGCCCACGCGAGGCCGAATTCCCTGGGCATGGTCGGCAGTCACAACGTGGTCGGGTTTGCGTGGCGCATTGTCCATGGTGCTCGTGCTCGGTATCGAAACGGGTTTCCATCATCGCGAATTGCTCGTGAACATGACGTTCGGGGTGGTCATCCTATCCATTTTGGCGCAAGGGCTGACCATGGGCCCGCTGCTCAAGTGGTTGAAGATAGCTGGTGTGCAAAGCGAAATCGAGCAGCAATATCAGACGGATCACGGCCGTTTGCTGAGCCTCAGCGCGGCGCTCGCGGAAATTGAGCAAATGCGCAAGGAGCGGGCATTTCCGGCTGGGGTATTGGACGATATCGAGAAAGAATACAATGCGCGTGCGCAAAACGCAGAATTGGCTCTCCGCGACTTGCATCTGAGCGCCGCGGAATTACGCGAGCAGCAGGATCGAGCGGCGAAGCGGCGTCTTCTCGCGGCTGAGCGTGCGGCGCTCACGCATGCGGCGCACACCGGAAACATCAGCAGCGACGTGGCAAGTCAGCTCATCGTCGCAGTCGATACGGAAATCGACCTGCTCGAGGAACACGCGGATACCGAAGGTGGGGAGGCGAAGCCGGCGGAAGCGACGGTCGAAACGAGTGAATCGGCTCCGCAATAG
- a CDS encoding protein kinase, with amino-acid sequence MRSFDADLRDLARGTPALTDASGSLTGARLTQLLGVGGMSTVFLAEVDAARWSQALSPHCPGRIAVKMMKPAMVTDLAQEGILAGQLAQREATALGRIMGRVPPTEFVVGFYGAGEAPVDVRGRQVKLPWLALEYVDGGLDGSSLADRVNRAPEGTDPIRALRLCRGMVEGVMALHDEGIIHRDLKPDNVLVVGPIGDETPKIADCGISRVDGATYTIAALTREYAGTEQWLSRPGEKNPLVGPWTDVHALAAVIWFVLGGEHWCRGPWDNGFLVTGERRSLLTAARLHPGFAADKILLEEIDRVLMQGGSPALPEGLRDDAAAMALAPRDAPSRFMSVGAFANRLFPLLEKVAMRWKARAAREDRAAYCSTRLASEPLLTLEPLAQIVDVAPIEMRGALLPPLRPGNIAFQPDGRGLARLGGHLFHVWEDRVVPVPVPAEDAAVIAATTHVVRGPSSGYALVGPSHVRLVRPGQLIAVPVPDRPNHIEAAIGDGHMFGVVTAATRGDEDSLPELWTLSGETWATPIPLPLGGRVLAMSSGPYGVLVVGANAKGTRARALFMSHDGQTSVFAAGVTDKTPLYAALAGVDRSSWAAGDGFVLRLDRGLVAIEDVEAKDRPVAMGFDPVGLPWLVTASRVLRRHAGESGPVWRSYFEQESNAPPLVGIAFFGDGVRVVDARGGGVKIAPRDVGGWRSTSVVLESS; translated from the coding sequence TTGCGTTCGTTCGACGCCGATCTTCGTGACCTTGCGCGAGGTACGCCTGCGCTGACGGATGCGAGCGGGAGCCTGACGGGAGCGCGTTTGACGCAGCTCCTCGGCGTGGGCGGGATGTCGACGGTGTTTCTGGCCGAAGTCGACGCAGCGCGCTGGTCGCAGGCTTTGTCGCCGCATTGTCCGGGCCGAATCGCGGTGAAGATGATGAAGCCGGCGATGGTGACGGATTTGGCGCAAGAGGGCATTTTGGCGGGGCAACTTGCGCAGCGCGAAGCAACGGCGCTCGGGCGGATCATGGGGCGGGTGCCGCCGACCGAGTTTGTCGTGGGGTTTTACGGGGCCGGGGAAGCGCCGGTCGACGTGCGCGGGCGTCAAGTAAAACTTCCCTGGCTGGCGCTCGAGTACGTGGATGGAGGGCTGGATGGCTCGTCGCTCGCGGATCGCGTGAATCGAGCGCCGGAAGGCACGGACCCCATTCGAGCATTGCGGCTTTGTCGCGGTATGGTCGAAGGGGTGATGGCGCTGCACGACGAAGGGATCATTCATCGCGACTTGAAACCCGACAACGTGCTCGTGGTGGGGCCCATTGGGGATGAAACGCCCAAGATCGCCGATTGCGGAATATCTCGGGTCGATGGCGCCACGTACACGATCGCGGCCTTGACACGTGAATATGCGGGAACGGAACAGTGGCTTTCGCGTCCCGGAGAGAAAAACCCGCTCGTCGGGCCGTGGACGGACGTGCATGCGCTGGCCGCAGTGATATGGTTTGTCCTGGGAGGGGAACATTGGTGTCGAGGTCCGTGGGACAATGGGTTTTTGGTTACGGGCGAGCGCCGATCGCTGCTCACGGCCGCTCGGCTTCATCCTGGATTTGCTGCCGACAAGATACTGCTCGAAGAAATCGATCGCGTGCTGATGCAAGGTGGTTCGCCGGCATTGCCCGAGGGACTACGCGACGATGCGGCAGCGATGGCACTTGCTCCGCGTGACGCTCCGTCTCGGTTCATGTCGGTCGGGGCATTTGCGAATCGGCTGTTTCCGCTGCTCGAAAAGGTGGCCATGCGCTGGAAGGCTCGGGCGGCGCGAGAGGATCGGGCGGCATATTGTTCGACGCGCTTGGCAAGCGAGCCGCTTTTGACGCTGGAGCCGCTGGCGCAAATCGTGGACGTTGCGCCGATTGAAATGCGCGGGGCGCTTTTGCCGCCGCTCAGGCCGGGAAATATTGCATTTCAACCGGATGGTCGGGGTTTGGCGCGACTCGGGGGGCATTTGTTTCATGTGTGGGAAGATCGCGTCGTGCCTGTGCCCGTGCCTGCCGAGGATGCCGCTGTGATTGCAGCGACCACGCATGTCGTCCGAGGGCCGTCATCGGGTTATGCGCTGGTGGGACCATCGCACGTGCGCCTGGTGCGTCCGGGGCAATTGATTGCGGTGCCCGTGCCCGACCGGCCCAATCACATTGAAGCAGCGATTGGTGATGGCCACATGTTCGGCGTCGTGACGGCGGCGACGCGAGGGGACGAAGATAGTCTTCCGGAATTGTGGACGTTATCGGGCGAAACGTGGGCGACACCGATTCCATTACCGCTTGGCGGGCGCGTGCTCGCCATGTCATCCGGGCCTTATGGCGTGCTCGTGGTGGGCGCGAATGCGAAAGGCACGCGAGCTCGGGCGCTTTTCATGAGTCACGACGGGCAAACGTCGGTCTTTGCGGCCGGAGTCACGGACAAAACGCCGCTTTACGCTGCATTGGCGGGCGTGGATAGGTCTTCGTGGGCGGCGGGCGACGGATTCGTTTTGCGGCTCGATCGGGGGCTCGTTGCCATTGAAGACGTGGAGGCCAAGGATCGCCCTGTGGCGATGGGATTCGATCCCGTAGGACTGCCGTGGCTGGTCACCGCGAGCCGAGTGTTGCGACGGCATGCAGGTGAATCCGGCCCGGTTTGGCGGAGCTATTTCGAGCAGGAAAGCAATGCGCCGCCGCTCGTTGGAATTGCGTTTTTTGGCGATGGCGTGCGCGTGGTGGATGCACGCGGAGGAGGCGTGAAAATCGCGCCACGCGACGTGGGTGGTTGGCGAAGCACATCGGTGGTGTTGGAATCGAGCTGA
- a CDS encoding AHH domain-containing protein translates to MATGSDKAKKARKLLEEFGIDIDHPANGVFLPATKGSPNPNGSIVHKILGNNKEYYRKVENYLGKSTSHADALQRLRRIGETLKDGTFFHAIS, encoded by the coding sequence GTGGCGACGGGGAGCGACAAGGCCAAGAAAGCGCGCAAGTTGCTGGAAGAATTTGGCATTGACATCGACCATCCTGCGAATGGAGTCTTCTTGCCAGCGACCAAAGGCTCGCCTAATCCAAACGGGTCCATCGTGCACAAAATCTTGGGGAACAATAAAGAGTACTACAGAAAGGTCGAAAACTATCTTGGAAAATCCACATCCCATGCTGACGCGCTTCAAAGACTCCGACGAATCGGCGAAACTCTAAAAGATGGAACCTTCTTCCATGCGATTTCATAA
- a CDS encoding RHS repeat-associated core domain-containing protein — protein sequence MGSVDVITDAAGQEIDRRSFDVWGAPRDPKWGGNGAASQNVSTRRGFTWHEWDDDVGLVNAKGRIYDPHIARFLQTDPVIADLLDAQTQNPYAYVFNRPLVFTDPSGYDAEAHSILLQGTGTPGYVTPEQAQLVQDHQKTWLMQWSRERPATAPPQQWVVEWGPAGADPAPSSPEKVGPGNLSAGEQVLYGVGERAIELGPELAVGLLFNFVGAGASGGATAKPGSGSFDGAGVRVIDDLNQANPLYGASIGVIQLGEAHEKGDYVGIGRAGLDVVTVVVMTAITLKAGGGKKSRSKLSTQAQRSIRSWEAEMAKHQQKLEAYKVNPDAFDNKGFLKNAPTPEIRQRIIESRIHHLETEIMNFRKLIDQAKLGGGG from the coding sequence TTGGGCTCGGTCGACGTCATTACGGATGCGGCCGGTCAGGAGATCGACCGGCGCAGCTTTGATGTATGGGGCGCGCCGAGGGATCCGAAATGGGGCGGCAATGGCGCAGCATCGCAGAACGTGTCCACGCGTCGCGGTTTTACGTGGCACGAATGGGATGACGACGTCGGGCTCGTCAATGCAAAGGGGCGCATTTACGATCCGCACATCGCGCGCTTTTTGCAGACGGATCCCGTCATTGCGGACTTGCTCGACGCCCAAACGCAGAATCCGTATGCATACGTGTTCAACCGGCCGCTCGTGTTTACGGATCCGAGCGGGTACGATGCGGAAGCGCACAGCATATTGTTGCAAGGCACGGGCACGCCGGGGTATGTCACGCCCGAGCAGGCACAATTGGTGCAGGACCATCAGAAGACGTGGCTCATGCAATGGTCACGCGAACGGCCAGCGACAGCACCGCCTCAGCAATGGGTCGTGGAATGGGGGCCTGCGGGTGCGGATCCGGCGCCATCGTCGCCTGAAAAGGTGGGCCCGGGCAATCTCAGCGCGGGCGAGCAGGTGCTTTATGGCGTGGGCGAACGGGCTATCGAGCTTGGTCCGGAATTGGCGGTGGGACTTTTGTTCAATTTCGTCGGGGCGGGCGCGTCGGGGGGTGCAACGGCCAAACCAGGAAGCGGGAGCTTCGATGGAGCGGGCGTTCGCGTCATTGACGACCTGAACCAAGCAAATCCGCTTTACGGCGCAAGCATTGGCGTGATACAGCTTGGCGAGGCACACGAGAAAGGAGATTACGTCGGCATCGGGCGAGCCGGGTTGGATGTCGTGACCGTGGTGGTCATGACGGCGATTACGCTGAAGGCGGGTGGGGGAAAGAAAAGTCGCAGTAAACTAAGCACACAAGCGCAGCGAAGCATTCGATCTTGGGAGGCCGAGATGGCCAAGCACCAGCAGAAGCTCGAAGCCTACAAGGTGAATCCAGATGCCTTCGACAACAAGGGTTTTCTCAAGAACGCCCCGACGCCGGAGATCCGACAGAGAATTATCGAAAGCCGCATCCATCATCTGGAAACAGAGATCATGAATTTTCGAAAGCTGATCGATCAAGCAAAGCTTGGAGGTGGAGGCTAA
- a CDS encoding fatty acid desaturase, with amino-acid sequence MRIFRYREDRLPVFCFTLLFCIDLVMYALVDNVWALVGWTLVGIFPKGCVCAFNHHHQHVATFKSNVLNRLLEQMYALQTGVASNAWVLHHSLGHHVNYLDQSKDESGWTDDDGSTMGWFKYTVWNTLQAYPRAWRVGDRYPAHQRVLLLSTLFIITLVAGLTFLRPLPALCVFILPMLISIFGTVYATHIHHAGKSTDSHFVACNNTIHGVYNIATGNLGYHTAHHYRPGVHWSKLPALHDEIADKIPADCYVPAELPYTVGDHVKALVTSMRRLVVSSRPAN; translated from the coding sequence ATGCGCATCTTTCGATATCGGGAGGATCGATTGCCGGTCTTCTGTTTTACGCTTCTCTTCTGCATCGATCTTGTGATGTATGCGCTCGTCGACAACGTCTGGGCGCTCGTTGGGTGGACGCTCGTGGGCATCTTTCCCAAAGGCTGCGTTTGCGCGTTCAACCATCACCACCAGCATGTCGCGACGTTCAAGTCGAACGTGCTGAATCGGCTGCTCGAGCAGATGTATGCGCTGCAAACGGGCGTCGCGAGCAACGCGTGGGTGCTGCACCATTCGCTTGGGCATCACGTGAATTACCTTGATCAGAGCAAGGACGAATCGGGCTGGACCGATGACGACGGCAGCACGATGGGCTGGTTCAAGTACACGGTGTGGAACACGCTTCAGGCATATCCGCGCGCGTGGCGTGTGGGCGACCGTTATCCGGCGCATCAACGCGTGCTGCTTTTGTCGACGCTCTTCATCATCACGCTCGTCGCGGGTTTGACCTTCCTGCGGCCTCTTCCGGCGCTGTGCGTGTTCATCCTTCCGATGCTGATTTCGATCTTTGGAACGGTGTACGCGACGCACATCCATCACGCGGGCAAGAGCACCGATTCGCACTTTGTCGCGTGTAACAACACGATTCACGGCGTGTACAACATCGCGACGGGCAACCTCGGGTATCACACGGCGCATCATTATCGTCCGGGCGTGCATTGGTCGAAGCTTCCCGCGCTTCACGACGAGATCGCAGACAAGATTCCGGCCGACTGTTACGTGCCCGCCGAGCTGCCGTACACGGTCGGCGATCACGTCAAAGCGCTGGTCACGAGCATGCGCAGGCTCGTGGTGTCGTCGCGACCGGCGAATTGA
- a CDS encoding metallophosphoesterase, with amino-acid sequence MPPGGTRLVLLHISDLHFCDPTAKGHYWNTEATELAVAPHNRRGLLGSLLYDLRHEKIKPDLVVVSGDLLDRGSASGVPLAISFLRGLAEGLGLPTERIVIAPGNHDVLRDGDHRYKHYDEIRNALYGSARAAFAPDTPAHQRVDHHVFDSQMFNQGIEVVAFNSCEELDAAQKRDHGSVGIGQRDFTETFLQRTEDDKKFRIAVMHHHLESPEGTRRTDYSVMEDAAGTRRWLARHHFSIALHGHQHVDWQVSFDVDGWSLAVASAASAGVAEYGRKEWSLAIAYQAIVVESSTRGRRIRREYNPQTMEWADAGRGEDVQVLRFGPVDENACHHEEHHAHAHVEPSPPSLTRLGRVQVKIKHIERAIESHRMSFRVQVASVMAAACAAVALAFYLIGQLSPVLSVSGGLALLFAGSIALPMRLASYRDVHDKLQFLADGYRRCTTHWDDKLVQMLDERFHRMV; translated from the coding sequence ATGCCGCCTGGTGGAACGAGGCTCGTCCTGCTCCACATCTCGGATCTGCACTTTTGTGATCCGACAGCGAAGGGGCATTACTGGAATACAGAGGCGACGGAGCTGGCGGTCGCGCCGCACAATCGTCGCGGATTGCTTGGAAGCCTGCTTTACGATCTGCGGCACGAAAAAATCAAGCCGGATTTGGTCGTCGTTTCGGGTGACTTGCTCGATCGCGGGAGCGCGAGCGGCGTGCCACTTGCCATCTCGTTTCTTCGAGGTCTCGCCGAGGGCCTGGGTTTGCCCACGGAGCGCATCGTCATTGCGCCCGGGAATCACGACGTTTTGCGCGACGGAGACCATCGATACAAGCATTACGACGAAATAAGGAATGCTCTGTACGGAAGCGCGAGAGCTGCATTTGCTCCGGACACGCCGGCGCACCAGCGTGTCGATCACCATGTTTTCGATTCCCAAATGTTCAACCAGGGGATCGAAGTCGTCGCGTTCAATTCCTGCGAAGAGCTCGATGCGGCGCAAAAACGCGATCACGGCTCCGTGGGAATCGGGCAACGCGATTTTACCGAGACGTTCCTGCAGCGAACGGAGGACGACAAGAAATTTCGCATTGCAGTGATGCACCATCACCTGGAGAGCCCCGAAGGCACTCGGCGCACCGATTACAGCGTCATGGAGGATGCCGCAGGGACGCGAAGGTGGCTCGCGAGGCATCATTTCTCGATTGCGCTGCATGGTCATCAACACGTCGATTGGCAAGTTTCCTTCGACGTCGATGGCTGGAGCCTTGCCGTCGCATCGGCAGCGAGCGCCGGCGTGGCCGAATATGGGCGTAAAGAATGGAGTTTGGCCATTGCGTATCAAGCCATCGTCGTCGAAAGCTCGACGCGAGGCAGGCGTATTCGCCGGGAATACAACCCGCAAACGATGGAATGGGCGGACGCGGGACGGGGCGAAGACGTGCAAGTATTGCGGTTTGGCCCGGTCGACGAAAACGCGTGTCACCATGAAGAGCATCACGCGCATGCTCACGTGGAACCATCGCCACCGAGCTTGACGCGTTTGGGACGCGTGCAAGTCAAAATCAAGCACATCGAACGAGCGATCGAATCGCATCGAATGTCATTTCGCGTGCAAGTCGCGAGTGTCATGGCTGCCGCATGCGCCGCCGTGGCGCTCGCCTTTTATTTGATTGGTCAGCTTTCTCCCGTTCTATCGGTATCGGGGGGGCTGGCATTGTTGTTCGCCGGATCCATTGCATTGCCGATGCGGCTCGCGTCGTACCGAGACGTGCACGACAAATTGCAATTCCTCGCCGATGGCTATCGTCGTTGTACCACGCACTGGGATGACAAACTCGTGCAAATGCTGGACGAGCGGTTTCATCGTATGGTCTGA
- a CDS encoding lysine-2,3-aminomutase-like protein — MSIERAVATPSRPGTALRRRRSSECARDHSARCDARASPNVLASAPQRYASSRSWLVAARVLECKRDDGKKTVRRVDELVDKGLVDRAELEVLERVADRFDVAITSDLVELMSHADAHDPIARQFVPTKRELTILPEERVDPIGDDPHTPVKGITHRYPDRLLLKPVHVCPAYCRFCFRREKVGPGSESLSREELGRAIDYIRGRREVWEVILSGGDPLILPPKKIAEIVDMLSSIEHVRVLRVHTRVPVIDSSRIDAAMIRALRSSRLTTYVVLHTNHVQELGPEARSACARIVDAGIPMLAQTVLLRGVNDDAETLAALFRELVVLRVKPYYLHHGDLAVGTGHFRTSITEGQTIVRELRRSLSGIAQPTYVLDIPGGFGKVPAGPSYVGPEGEGGVREVEDPWGGRHVYPPTREE, encoded by the coding sequence ATGTCGATCGAGCGAGCTGTGGCGACGCCGTCGAGACCAGGTACCGCTCTGCGTCGACGACGTTCGTCCGAGTGTGCACGTGATCATTCGGCGCGGTGCGATGCACGCGCCTCGCCGAACGTGCTAGCTTCCGCGCCGCAACGGTACGCATCGAGCAGGAGTTGGCTGGTGGCGGCGAGGGTTTTGGAGTGCAAACGCGACGATGGAAAGAAGACCGTGCGTCGCGTGGACGAGCTCGTGGACAAAGGGCTCGTGGATCGCGCAGAGCTCGAAGTTCTGGAGCGCGTCGCAGATCGCTTCGACGTCGCGATCACCTCGGACCTCGTGGAGCTCATGTCGCACGCGGACGCGCACGACCCGATCGCGCGGCAGTTTGTCCCAACCAAACGCGAGCTGACGATTTTGCCTGAAGAGCGCGTCGATCCGATCGGCGACGACCCGCACACGCCGGTCAAAGGCATCACGCACAGGTACCCCGATCGGTTGCTGCTCAAACCAGTTCACGTCTGCCCCGCCTATTGTCGATTCTGCTTTCGTCGCGAAAAGGTAGGACCGGGAAGCGAATCGCTTTCGCGCGAAGAGCTCGGCCGAGCCATCGACTACATCCGCGGTCGTCGTGAAGTATGGGAAGTGATCCTGAGCGGCGGGGATCCTTTGATTTTGCCCCCGAAGAAGATCGCCGAAATCGTCGACATGCTGTCGTCGATCGAGCACGTACGCGTATTGCGCGTCCACACGCGCGTGCCCGTGATCGATTCATCGCGGATCGATGCGGCGATGATTCGAGCCTTACGCAGTTCGCGACTCACGACCTACGTCGTTTTGCACACGAACCACGTCCAGGAGCTCGGACCGGAAGCTCGAAGCGCGTGCGCGCGAATCGTGGATGCGGGGATTCCGATGCTGGCGCAGACCGTGCTGCTTCGCGGCGTGAACGACGATGCGGAGACGCTCGCCGCGCTTTTCCGCGAGCTTGTGGTGTTGCGCGTAAAACCATATTACTTGCACCACGGCGATTTGGCCGTGGGCACGGGGCATTTTCGGACGTCCATAACAGAAGGACAAACCATTGTACGCGAATTGCGTCGAAGTTTGTCCGGGATAGCGCAACCGACGTACGTGCTCGACATTCCGGGTGGGTTTGGCAAGGTACCGGCGGGGCCGAGTTACGTGGGGCCCGAGGGGGAAGGGGGCGTGCGCGAAGTCGAAGATCCGTGGGGAGGCCGGCACGTGTATCCGCCGACAAGGGAAGAGTGA